A genomic window from Streptomyces sp. MST-110588 includes:
- the hemW gene encoding radical SAM family heme chaperone HemW has translation MPSALPDGEPMPDDGALPPHALAGAGGRPLGFYLHVPYCATRCGYCDFNTYTATELRGSGGALASRENYAQTVAEEIRLARKVLGDDPRPVETVFVGGGTPTLLPAADLGRMLAAIREEFGLAEGAEITTEANPESVDPRYLEELRAAGFNRVSFGMQSARQHVLKILDRTHTPGRPEACVAEARAAGFEHVNLDLIYGTPGESEEDWRASLDAAIGAGPDHVSAYALIVEEGTQLARRIRRGEVPMTDDDVHADRYLIAEEALTAAGFGWYEVSNWATGEAGRCRHNELYWTGADWWGAGPGAHSHVGGVRWWNVKHPGAYAQALAAGRSPGAGREVLPEEDRRVERILLELRLAAGCPLDILAPAGARAAARALADGLLEPAPYQAGRAVLTLRGRLLADAVVRDLVD, from the coding sequence ATGCCTTCCGCACTGCCTGATGGTGAGCCCATGCCCGACGACGGGGCGCTGCCCCCTCATGCCCTGGCGGGAGCGGGCGGCCGGCCCCTCGGGTTCTATCTGCACGTGCCGTACTGCGCGACCCGCTGCGGCTACTGCGATTTCAACACCTACACCGCCACCGAGCTGCGCGGCTCCGGCGGCGCGCTCGCCTCGCGGGAGAACTACGCGCAGACCGTCGCCGAGGAGATCCGGCTGGCCCGCAAGGTGCTCGGGGACGACCCGCGGCCGGTGGAGACCGTCTTCGTCGGCGGCGGCACCCCGACCCTGCTGCCCGCCGCCGACCTGGGGCGGATGCTCGCCGCCATCCGGGAGGAGTTCGGCCTGGCCGAGGGCGCGGAGATCACCACGGAGGCGAACCCCGAGTCGGTGGACCCGCGCTACCTGGAGGAGCTGCGCGCGGCCGGGTTCAACCGTGTCTCCTTCGGGATGCAGAGCGCGCGGCAGCACGTACTGAAGATCCTGGACCGTACGCACACCCCCGGCCGCCCGGAGGCGTGTGTCGCCGAGGCGCGGGCGGCCGGCTTCGAACACGTCAACCTCGACCTGATCTACGGGACGCCGGGGGAGAGCGAGGAGGACTGGCGGGCGAGCCTGGACGCGGCGATCGGCGCGGGCCCCGACCATGTGTCGGCGTACGCGCTGATCGTGGAGGAGGGGACCCAGCTCGCCCGCCGCATCCGCCGCGGCGAGGTCCCGATGACCGACGACGACGTGCACGCCGACCGCTACCTGATCGCCGAGGAGGCGCTGACCGCGGCGGGCTTTGGGTGGTACGAGGTCTCGAACTGGGCGACCGGTGAGGCGGGCCGGTGCCGCCACAACGAGCTGTACTGGACCGGCGCCGACTGGTGGGGCGCGGGCCCCGGCGCGCACAGCCACGTCGGCGGCGTGCGCTGGTGGAACGTCAAGCACCCCGGCGCGTACGCCCAGGCGCTGGCGGCGGGCCGCTCACCGGGCGCGGGCCGCGAGGTCCTGCCCGAGGAGGACCGCCGCGTCGAACGCATCCTTTTGGAGCTGCGTCTCGCGGCCGGCTGCCCCCTGGACATCCTCGCCCCGGCCGGTGCCCGCGCCGCCGCCCGGGCGCTGGCCGACGGTCTGCTGGAGCCCGCCCCGTACCAGGCGGGACGCGCCGTACTGACCCTGCGCGGACGGCTGCTGGCGGACGCGGTGGTCAGGGACCTGGTGGACTGA
- a CDS encoding Uma2 family endonuclease produces MPELLENLQVPDGLKAELLRGEIVLTASPDWVHNCIVTDVMDQIPRQRWRRVQTQDVDILGENSEPVPDLVVLERGAGPVSGRLLPSAVLTLLVEVVSRTSVERDYDIKRSVYAAGRVPAYLIIDPLIGRCVLLTEPTGSGDGADYAVQRITEFGDPVPLDLLDVGLDTRAFRTLPHAGRHSRP; encoded by the coding sequence ATGCCGGAGCTCTTGGAGAACCTTCAGGTTCCCGACGGCCTCAAGGCCGAGCTCCTCCGGGGGGAAATCGTGCTGACGGCGAGCCCGGATTGGGTCCACAACTGCATCGTTACGGATGTGATGGACCAGATCCCGCGACAGCGTTGGCGGCGCGTTCAGACGCAGGATGTCGACATCCTCGGTGAGAACAGCGAGCCGGTGCCCGACCTCGTGGTGCTGGAGCGCGGTGCCGGACCGGTGTCCGGGCGGCTGCTTCCCTCCGCCGTCCTCACGCTGCTCGTGGAAGTCGTCTCCAGGACCAGCGTCGAACGTGACTACGACATCAAGCGCTCCGTTTATGCGGCGGGCCGGGTTCCCGCCTACTTGATCATCGATCCCCTCATAGGACGGTGCGTCCTGCTCACCGAGCCCACCGGCAGCGGCGACGGCGCCGATTACGCCGTGCAACGCATCACCGAGTTCGGCGATCCGGTGCCGCTGGACCTGCTGGACGTCGGACTGGACACCCGTGCGTTCAGGACGCTTCCCCACGCTGGGCGGCACTCCCGGCCGTGA
- a CDS encoding DUF3097 domain-containing protein — translation MRSRQYGPDLTPPWKKQRPAPQVEAAVDLVVEEATTGFCGAVVRCEKSAQGPTVTLEDRFGKHRVFPMEPRGFLLEGQVVTLVRPRGAQGGATAGRPARTASGSLAVPGARARVARAGRIYVEGRHDAELVERVWGDDLRIEGVVVEYLEGIDDLPAVVRSFSPGPDARLGVLVDHLVPGSKESRIAASVTDPDVLIVGHPYIDVWEAVKPSSVGIPAWPSVPRGQDWKTGVCRALGWPQNTGAAWQRILSSVRSYKDVEPALLGRVEELIDFVTAGSAAQRGEAS, via the coding sequence ATGCGCAGCAGACAGTACGGTCCCGATCTCACGCCCCCGTGGAAGAAGCAGCGGCCCGCGCCACAGGTCGAGGCGGCGGTGGACCTGGTGGTCGAAGAGGCCACCACGGGCTTTTGCGGCGCGGTGGTCCGGTGCGAGAAATCCGCCCAGGGTCCGACGGTCACCTTGGAGGACCGCTTCGGCAAGCACCGGGTCTTCCCCATGGAGCCGCGCGGCTTCCTGCTGGAGGGCCAGGTCGTCACTCTCGTACGCCCCCGCGGCGCCCAGGGAGGTGCCACGGCCGGCCGCCCGGCCCGTACGGCATCCGGCTCACTGGCCGTCCCGGGAGCGCGCGCCCGGGTGGCACGCGCCGGACGCATCTACGTGGAAGGCCGCCACGACGCCGAACTGGTCGAACGGGTGTGGGGCGACGACCTGCGCATCGAGGGCGTCGTCGTGGAGTACCTGGAGGGCATCGACGACCTGCCCGCCGTCGTGCGCTCCTTCTCCCCCGGCCCGGACGCCCGCCTCGGCGTCCTGGTCGACCACCTCGTTCCGGGCTCCAAGGAGTCCCGTATCGCGGCGTCGGTCACCGACCCCGATGTCCTGATCGTCGGCCACCCGTACATCGACGTCTGGGAGGCCGTGAAGCCGTCCTCCGTCGGCATACCGGCCTGGCCGTCCGTACCGCGCGGCCAGGACTGGAAGACGGGCGTGTGCCGGGCACTGGGCTGGCCGCAGAACACCGGCGCGGCCTGGCAGCGCATCCTGTCCTCCGTACGCTCCTACAAGGACGTCGAACCGGCGCTGCTGGGACGGGTGGAGGAACTGATCGACTTCGTCACGGCCGGGAGTGCCGCCCAGCGTGGGGAAGCGTCCTGA
- a CDS encoding MBL fold metallo-hydrolase gives MQRSWEEAGWEQLGAGVARRRMPGWDETIGLVIGSAGVLVIDTGATIADGAGLRRQIRGLTGGREVTHVALTHAHFDHVLGTAAFAGVEVFGAAGLAELLARDKDGLRADAVRHGADPDAAAEATDLLVRPRHPVHGEHVLDLGGRQVVLAVAGPGHTAHDLAVLVPAGPGTPAVVFCGDLVEESGAPQAGPDAAPDRWPAALDRLLALGGEDAVYVPGHGAVVDAPFVRAQRAELCRRFGVSPS, from the coding sequence ATGCAAAGGAGTTGGGAAGAGGCCGGGTGGGAACAGCTCGGCGCGGGCGTCGCACGGCGCCGGATGCCCGGCTGGGACGAGACGATCGGCCTGGTCATCGGCTCGGCGGGGGTACTGGTCATCGATACGGGCGCCACGATCGCGGACGGCGCCGGGCTGCGCCGGCAGATCCGCGGGCTGACGGGCGGCCGTGAGGTGACACACGTAGCGCTCACCCACGCCCATTTCGATCACGTCCTGGGGACGGCCGCCTTCGCCGGGGTGGAGGTCTTCGGCGCGGCCGGGCTGGCGGAGCTGCTGGCCCGCGACAAGGACGGCCTGCGCGCCGACGCCGTACGGCACGGGGCCGACCCGGACGCCGCCGCCGAGGCCACCGATCTGCTCGTCCGCCCGCGCCACCCGGTCCACGGCGAACACGTCCTGGATCTCGGCGGCCGGCAGGTGGTGCTGGCCGTGGCCGGCCCCGGGCACACCGCCCACGACCTGGCGGTCCTGGTCCCCGCCGGGCCCGGCACCCCCGCGGTCGTCTTCTGCGGCGACCTGGTCGAGGAGTCCGGCGCACCGCAGGCCGGGCCGGACGCGGCGCCCGACCGGTGGCCGGCGGCGCTGGACCGGCTGCTGGCCCTCGGTGGCGAGGACGCGGTCTACGTCCCGGGACACGGCGCTGTCGTGGATGCCCCTTTCGTCCGTGCGCAGCGTGCCGAGCTGTGCCGCCGCTTCGGCGTGTCGCCCTCCTGA
- the hrcA gene encoding heat-inducible transcriptional repressor HrcA, giving the protein MLSERRLEVLRAIVQDYVGTEEPVGSKALTERHKLGVSPATVRNDMAALEDEGFIAQPHTSAGRIPTDKGYRLFVDKLAGVKPLSTPERRAIQNFLDGAVDLDDVVGRTVRLLAQLTRQVAVVQYPSLTRSTVRHVELLLLAPARLMLVLITDTGRVEQRMVDCPAPFSEMSLADLRARLNSRVVGRRFTDVPQLVQDLPESFEQEDRGTVSTVLSVLLETLVEETEERLMIGGTANLTRFGHDFPLTIRPVLEALEEQVVLLKLLGEAKDSGMTVRIGHENAHEGLTSTSVVAVGYGSGDEAVAKLGVVGPTRMDYPGTMGAVRAVARYVGQILAES; this is encoded by the coding sequence ATGCTCAGTGAACGCAGGCTCGAAGTGCTGCGCGCCATCGTCCAGGACTATGTCGGTACCGAGGAACCGGTCGGGTCCAAGGCGCTCACCGAGCGCCACAAGCTCGGCGTCTCCCCGGCCACAGTCCGTAACGACATGGCGGCGCTGGAGGACGAGGGTTTCATCGCCCAGCCTCATACGAGCGCCGGGCGGATCCCGACCGACAAGGGATACCGCCTCTTCGTCGACAAGCTGGCGGGCGTCAAGCCCCTGTCCACCCCGGAGCGGCGGGCCATCCAGAACTTCCTGGACGGCGCCGTCGACCTGGACGACGTGGTGGGGCGCACCGTCCGGCTGCTGGCACAGCTCACCCGGCAGGTCGCCGTCGTGCAGTACCCGTCGCTGACGCGCTCCACGGTGCGCCACGTCGAACTGCTGCTGCTGGCGCCGGCCCGGCTGATGCTCGTCCTGATCACGGACACCGGACGGGTCGAACAGCGCATGGTGGACTGCCCGGCGCCGTTCAGCGAGATGTCCCTGGCGGACCTGCGGGCACGGCTGAACAGCCGGGTCGTGGGCCGCCGGTTCACCGACGTCCCGCAACTGGTGCAGGACCTGCCGGAATCCTTCGAGCAGGAGGACCGCGGCACGGTCTCGACAGTGCTGTCGGTGTTGCTGGAGACTCTGGTCGAGGAGACCGAGGAGCGGCTGATGATCGGCGGAACCGCCAATCTCACGCGCTTCGGACATGATTTCCCACTGACCATCCGGCCGGTGCTGGAGGCCCTTGAGGAGCAGGTGGTGCTCCTCAAACTGCTCGGAGAGGCCAAGGACTCCGGCATGACCGTACGCATCGGGCACGAGAACGCCCACGAGGGCCTGACGTCCACATCGGTCGTCGCGGTCGGCTACGGTTCGGGCGACGAGGCAGTGGCCAAACTCGGCGTGGTCGGACCGACCCGCATGGACTACCCCGGAACGATGGGAGCGGTACGCGCAGTGGCACGTTACGTCGGACAGATCCTGGCGGAGTCGTAA
- the dnaJ gene encoding molecular chaperone DnaJ has protein sequence MATDYYAVLGVRRDASQDEIKKAFRRLARELHPDVNPDPKTQERFKEINAAYEVLSDPQKKQVYDLGGDPLSQSGGGGAGGFGAGFGNFSDIMDAFFGQASQRGPRSRTRRGQDAMIRLDIELDEAAFGTTKDIQVDTAVVCTTCSGEGAAPGTSAQTCDMCRGRGEVSQVTRSFLGQVMTSRPCPQCQGFGTVVPTPCPECAGDGRIRSRRTLTVKIPAGVDNGTRIQLAGEGEVGPGGGPAGDLYVEIHELPHPVFQRRGDDLHCTVTIPMTAAALGTKCPLETLDGVEEVDIRPGTQSGQSIPLHQRGVTHLRGGGRGDLVVHVEVQTPTKLDPEQEELLRRLAKLRGEERPTGQFQPGQQGLFSRLKDAFNGR, from the coding sequence GTGGCCACGGACTATTACGCGGTCCTGGGCGTACGGCGCGATGCCTCGCAGGACGAGATCAAGAAGGCTTTCCGGCGGCTGGCGCGCGAGCTCCACCCGGACGTGAACCCCGATCCCAAGACCCAGGAGCGGTTCAAGGAGATCAACGCCGCCTACGAGGTGCTGTCGGACCCGCAGAAGAAGCAGGTCTACGACCTCGGCGGCGACCCGCTCTCCCAGTCGGGCGGCGGCGGAGCGGGCGGCTTCGGCGCCGGCTTCGGCAACTTCTCCGACATCATGGACGCCTTCTTCGGACAGGCGTCGCAGCGCGGACCGCGCTCGCGCACCCGGCGCGGCCAGGACGCGATGATCCGGCTCGACATCGAGCTGGACGAGGCGGCCTTCGGCACGACCAAGGACATCCAGGTCGACACGGCCGTCGTCTGCACGACGTGCAGCGGCGAGGGCGCGGCGCCCGGGACTTCGGCGCAGACCTGTGACATGTGCCGCGGCCGGGGTGAGGTCTCCCAGGTCACCCGGTCCTTCCTGGGCCAGGTCATGACCTCGCGCCCGTGCCCGCAGTGCCAGGGCTTCGGTACGGTCGTGCCGACCCCGTGCCCGGAGTGCGCCGGTGACGGCCGCATCCGTTCGCGCCGTACGCTGACCGTCAAGATCCCGGCCGGTGTCGACAACGGGACGCGCATCCAGCTCGCGGGCGAGGGTGAGGTCGGCCCCGGCGGCGGCCCCGCCGGTGACCTGTACGTCGAGATCCACGAGCTGCCGCATCCGGTCTTCCAGCGGCGCGGCGATGACCTGCACTGCACGGTCACCATCCCGATGACGGCGGCGGCGCTGGGCACCAAGTGCCCGCTGGAGACGCTGGACGGGGTGGAGGAGGTCGACATCCGGCCCGGCACGCAGTCCGGCCAGTCGATCCCGCTGCACCAGCGCGGCGTGACGCATCTGCGCGGCGGCGGACGCGGTGACCTCGTCGTACACGTCGAGGTGCAGACCCCCACCAAGCTCGACCCCGAGCAGGAGGAACTGCTGCGCCGCCTCGCCAAGCTCCGCGGCGAGGAACGCCCCACGGGACAGTTCCAGCCGGGGCAGCAGGGGCTGTTCTCGCGGTTGAAGGATGCGTTCAACGGGCGGTAG
- a CDS encoding nitronate monooxygenase: MPTALTDLCRHPIVQAPMAGGAASPVLAAAVCEAGGLGFLAAGYKTADGMYQEIKQLRGLTGRPFGVNVFMPQPPLADVAAVEVYREQLAGESSWYQTPLEEIDPCGGVDDGYEAKLAILREDPVPVVSFTFGCPSRAVFDAFARIGTYTVVTATTAAEAQAAQWSGADAVCVQGIEAGGHQGTHRDDPHADATGAGMGLLSLVAQVREAVQIPVIATGGLMRGSQIAAVLAAGASMAQLGTAFLATPESGAHVLHKQALTNPLFTRTELTRAFSGRPARGLVNRFMREHGPYAPAAYPAVHHLTSGLRKAAAKAGDAQGMALWAGQGHRMARELPAGELIEVLMAELEATRQSLRAGDVMSGGIGGEVSGDRNGGVSGAMSGEISGGTGGDISGGTGGGMSGGMSGDMSGGMGGNPGSAS; the protein is encoded by the coding sequence ATGCCCACCGCGCTGACCGATCTCTGCCGTCACCCGATCGTGCAGGCCCCCATGGCGGGAGGTGCCGCCTCCCCGGTGCTGGCCGCCGCCGTCTGCGAGGCCGGCGGTCTCGGCTTCCTGGCCGCCGGGTACAAGACCGCCGACGGCATGTACCAGGAGATCAAGCAGCTCCGTGGGCTGACGGGCCGGCCCTTCGGCGTGAATGTGTTCATGCCGCAGCCGCCGCTCGCCGATGTCGCCGCCGTCGAGGTCTACCGCGAACAGCTCGCGGGTGAATCGTCCTGGTATCAGACGCCGCTGGAGGAGATCGACCCGTGCGGCGGCGTGGACGACGGCTACGAGGCCAAGCTCGCCATCCTGCGTGAGGACCCGGTACCGGTGGTCTCCTTCACCTTCGGCTGCCCCTCCCGCGCCGTCTTCGACGCGTTCGCCAGGATCGGCACGTACACGGTCGTCACCGCCACCACCGCGGCCGAGGCACAGGCGGCCCAGTGGTCCGGCGCGGACGCGGTCTGTGTGCAGGGCATCGAGGCGGGCGGCCATCAGGGCACCCACCGCGACGACCCGCACGCCGACGCCACCGGCGCCGGCATGGGGCTGCTCTCGCTCGTCGCGCAGGTGCGCGAGGCCGTACAGATTCCCGTCATCGCCACGGGCGGGCTGATGCGCGGCTCGCAGATCGCCGCGGTGCTCGCGGCGGGCGCGTCGATGGCGCAGCTCGGTACGGCGTTCCTGGCCACCCCGGAGTCGGGCGCCCACGTGCTGCACAAGCAGGCGCTGACCAACCCCCTGTTCACCCGTACGGAACTGACCCGGGCCTTCTCCGGGCGTCCGGCCCGCGGCCTGGTCAACCGCTTCATGCGCGAGCACGGCCCGTACGCCCCGGCCGCCTATCCCGCCGTCCACCACCTCACCTCCGGCCTGCGCAAGGCCGCGGCCAAGGCGGGTGACGCACAGGGCATGGCGCTGTGGGCCGGGCAGGGGCACCGGATGGCGCGCGAGCTGCCCGCCGGGGAACTGATCGAGGTGCTGATGGCCGAACTGGAGGCCACCCGGCAGTCGTTGCGCGCGGGTGACGTCATGAGCGGCGGCATCGGCGGTGAGGTGAGCGGTGACAGGAACGGCGGCGTGAGTGGCGCGATGAGCGGCGAGATCAGTGGTGGCACGGGCGGCGACATCAGTGGTGGCACGGGCGGTGGCATGAGTGGCGGCATGAGCGGTGACATGAGTGGCGGCATGGGCGGCAATCCGGGAAGCGCGTCATGA
- a CDS encoding 16S rRNA (uracil(1498)-N(3))-methyltransferase, protein MTAPVFLVEKVPGPGETVLDGPEGRHAVSVRRLRAGEDVVLTDGRGRAAEGEVVATEGKDRLVVRVTAGRTEPEPVPHITVVQALPKGDRGELAVETMTETGVDAIVPWPAARCITQWKGERAAKALAKWRATAREAGKQSRRLRFPEVTDAMTTKQVAELLAGADLAAVLHEDRVADSVPLATAELPAEGRIVLVVGPEGGVSPEELTVFAAAGARPYRLGTSVLRTSTAGTAATALLLGRTGRWS, encoded by the coding sequence ATGACGGCGCCGGTCTTCCTCGTGGAGAAGGTGCCGGGGCCCGGCGAGACCGTGCTGGACGGGCCCGAGGGCCGGCACGCGGTGTCCGTACGGCGGCTGCGCGCCGGTGAGGACGTGGTGTTGACCGACGGGCGCGGCAGGGCGGCCGAGGGCGAGGTGGTGGCGACCGAGGGCAAGGACCGCCTCGTGGTGCGGGTGACCGCCGGACGGACCGAGCCGGAACCCGTCCCGCACATCACGGTCGTCCAGGCTCTCCCCAAGGGCGACCGCGGCGAACTGGCCGTGGAGACCATGACGGAGACCGGCGTGGACGCCATCGTCCCGTGGCCGGCGGCGCGCTGCATCACCCAGTGGAAGGGGGAGCGGGCCGCCAAGGCGCTGGCCAAGTGGCGTGCCACGGCGCGCGAGGCGGGCAAGCAGTCGCGCCGGCTGCGTTTCCCCGAGGTCACCGACGCGATGACGACCAAGCAGGTGGCCGAGCTGCTGGCCGGGGCCGATCTCGCGGCCGTCCTGCACGAGGACCGGGTGGCGGACAGCGTGCCGCTGGCCACCGCCGAACTGCCCGCCGAGGGCCGGATCGTCCTGGTCGTGGGACCCGAAGGCGGTGTGTCGCCCGAAGAGTTGACGGTTTTCGCCGCGGCGGGGGCGCGGCCGTACCGGCTGGGTACGAGCGTGCTGCGTACCTCCACCGCCGGTACGGCCGCGACCGCGCTGCTGCTGGGGCGCACCGGGCGCT